In a genomic window of Primulina huaijiensis isolate GDHJ02 chromosome 10, ASM1229523v2, whole genome shotgun sequence:
- the LOC140986659 gene encoding uncharacterized protein isoform X2, translated as MGQSTIRRGRYAYVHDVNGSPPEAIDVHHILVSNTWCRVSHLYTYALLFAIPGFLFLRHPLGTLVAVTFWSFIFAGFLLWVSLRRQIKKESVIILAAFGVQLETMFGSGRTVRHFVPISKILKPVLVECITPFSCYWSFSLIVRGEEELLPVLKGLYPPVKMLVPIWKALSVAIANGECNPTLDDSLPTGEIGT; from the exons ATGGGGCAATCTACCATTAGAAGAGGAAGATACGCATATGTACATGACGTGAACGGAAGCCCACCTGAAGCTATCGATGTTCACCATATTCTTGTTTCCAATACGTGGTGCAGGGTGTCTCATTTATACACATATGCTCTACTTTTTGCCATTCCAGGATTTCTTTTTCTCCGTCATCCGCTG GGCACTCTAGTTGCTGTTACTTTTTGGAGTTTCATCTTTGCTGGTTTTCTCTTATGGGTATCACTAAGAAGACAAATCAAGAAAG AGTCTGTTATAATCTTGGCAGCTTTTGGAGTTCAGCTTGAAACTATGTTCGGAAG CGGGAGAACAGTTCGCCACTTTGTTCCAATCAGCAAGATTTTGAAACCTGTACTGGTTGAATGTATCACACCGTTCTCTTGTTACTGGAGTTTCTCTCTGATTGTACGTGGAGAGGAAGAACTTTTACCCGTGCTCAAG GGATTATATCCTCCCGTCAAGATGTTAGTTCCCATTTGGAAGGCTCTGAGTGTTGCCATTGCTAATGGAGAATGCAACCCGACACTAGATGATTCACTGCCAACTGGAGAAATTGGTACTTGA
- the LOC140986097 gene encoding putative ribosome biogenesis protein C306.07c encodes MIFSSSKQFKYCFSICQMASVAQQPAEYASRVNKSMIERAVSALLKYKSKQSSSQKLQLFLDDDYVYLNLTLKKIPSKSRTKPFRISLPHPLLDLSSQICLIIDDRAQSPTPISEDIKKLVKSQNIPISKVLKISKLKTNYKPFEAKRKLCDSYDLFLVDKRIVHLLPKLIGKDFFKKKKLPLGVDLSKKNLKFQVERALGSALLYMRTGTCCVVKVGKVLMEKDEVVDNVFDAIVGAIEKVPKKWNGVRSLHLKFYDSVALPIYQALPDLKLKIEGAKSGKGAGLVKLSDNAAESKEMIGIKDGNIGKKKKKTGRIHELQYMDVGDVMERADDKDDMNEKEPVGSEDNDEFAGQKKEGILMNESDADGNEETNVIEDDDLTIRENMGNIRNKRETLKRGVLDELNGKMRAKKKAKAEKVEGRKSKEDRLTGLEKSGGNKGKKNMEHYGKTSGRIAKVKDVKPKKGASAE; translated from the coding sequence ATGATATTCTCTTCTTctaaacaatttaaatattgttttagtATTTGTCAAATGGCTTCCGTCGCTCAACAACCAGCCGAGTATGCATCTAGAGTTAACAAGTCGATGATTGAGAGGGCTGTTAGCGCTCTTTTGAAGTACAAGTCCAAACAATCTTCCAGTCAAAAGCTGCAGCTTTTCCTCGATGATGACTACGTCTACCTGAACCTCACCCTCAAGAAAATTCCGTCAAAATCGCGTACCAAACCGTTTCGAATATCGCTTCCTCACCCCCTCTTGGACCTTTCATCGCAGATTTGCTTGATCATAGACGACAGGGCTCAATCACCGACTCCTATTTCTGAAGACATTAAGAAACTTGTGAAATCACAGAACATTCCCATCTCAAAAGTTCTTAAGATTTCCAAACTGAAGACAAATTACAAGCCTTTTGAAGCAAAAAGGAAGCTCTGTGATAGCTACGACTTATTCTTGGTGGACAAAAGGATTGTTCACTTGCTGCCCAAGTTGATAGGTAAggattttttcaagaaaaagaagCTGCCTTTGGGGGTGGATTTGAGCaagaaaaatttgaagtttCAAGTGGAGAGGGCTTTGGGAAGTGCGTTACTGTACATGAGGACCGGGACATGTTGTGTGGTGAAGGTCGGAAAAGTGTTGATGGAAAAGGATGAAGTTGTGGATAATGTGTTTGATGCGATTGTGGGGGCTATTGAGAAGGTGCCAAAGAAGTGGAATGGTGTGAGGAGTCTGCACCTGAAGTTCTATGACTCTGTGGCGCTGCCGATTTATCAAGCTTTGCCAGACCTCAAGTTGAAAATAGAGGGTGCGAAAAGTGGGAAGGGAGCCGGGCTAGTGAAATTGAGTGATAATGCCGCCGAGTCTAAGGAAATGATTGGGATCAAGGATGGTAATAttgggaagaagaagaagaagactgGGAGAATTCATGAGCTTCAATATATGGATGTTGGCGATGTTATGGAGAGGGCTGATGATAAAGATGATATGAATGAGAAGGAGCCAGTGGGGAGTGAGGATAATGATGAATTTGCGGGACAGAAGAAGGAAGGAATTTTGATGAACGAAAGTGATGCTGATGGTAATGAAGAGACAAATGTTATTGAGGATGATGATTTAACAATTCGAGAAAATATGGGGAATATAAGGAACAAGAGGGAAACTTTGAAGAGAGGAGTTTTGGATGAGTTGAATGGGAAAATGCGGGCGAAGAAAAAGGCTAAAGCAGAGAAGGTGGAGGGTAGGAAGTCAAAGGAAGATAGGTTAACAGGTTTAGAGAAGTCCGGTGGAAATAAGGGAAAGAAAAATATGGAGCATTATGGAAAAACAAGTGGAAGGATTGCAAAGGTGAAGGATGTGAAACCAAAGAAAGGTGCCTCAGCAGAATGA
- the LOC140986659 gene encoding uncharacterized protein isoform X1, whose product MGQSTIRRGRYAYVHDVNGSPPEAIDVHHILVSNTWCRVSHLYTYALLFAIPGFLFLRHPLGTLVAVTFWSFIFAGFLLWVSLRRQIKKAESVIILAAFGVQLETMFGSGRTVRHFVPISKILKPVLVECITPFSCYWSFSLIVRGEEELLPVLKGLYPPVKMLVPIWKALSVAIANGECNPTLDDSLPTGEIGT is encoded by the exons ATGGGGCAATCTACCATTAGAAGAGGAAGATACGCATATGTACATGACGTGAACGGAAGCCCACCTGAAGCTATCGATGTTCACCATATTCTTGTTTCCAATACGTGGTGCAGGGTGTCTCATTTATACACATATGCTCTACTTTTTGCCATTCCAGGATTTCTTTTTCTCCGTCATCCGCTG GGCACTCTAGTTGCTGTTACTTTTTGGAGTTTCATCTTTGCTGGTTTTCTCTTATGGGTATCACTAAGAAGACAAATCAAGAAAG CAGAGTCTGTTATAATCTTGGCAGCTTTTGGAGTTCAGCTTGAAACTATGTTCGGAAG CGGGAGAACAGTTCGCCACTTTGTTCCAATCAGCAAGATTTTGAAACCTGTACTGGTTGAATGTATCACACCGTTCTCTTGTTACTGGAGTTTCTCTCTGATTGTACGTGGAGAGGAAGAACTTTTACCCGTGCTCAAG GGATTATATCCTCCCGTCAAGATGTTAGTTCCCATTTGGAAGGCTCTGAGTGTTGCCATTGCTAATGGAGAATGCAACCCGACACTAGATGATTCACTGCCAACTGGAGAAATTGGTACTTGA
- the LOC140986657 gene encoding ribosomal RNA small subunit methyltransferase, mitochondrial has translation MLVSKFFISNSRFHLFRRWLRAKSTYPKIKLKKDGGERDTRHVQLLKSRGQHLLTNSRVLDAIVATSNINPEDTVLEIGPGTGNLTLKLLQVAKNVVAIEIDKRMVDIVGERAAQSGLQDRLNLICGDALKTEFPEFNLVVANIPYGISSPLLAKLVLGSSTNPFRSATLLLQKEFAKRLLANHGDSEFNRLAVNMKLLADVEFVMDVSKRDFVPCPKVDSSVVKIYPKIEIPNVDLNEWWAFTRTCFGKKNKTLGAIFKQKKKLMELMKLSRGEGLNWMHNEGDSDLSTSTSTSSSLFRERIISILESGEFLDKRPSKLCNEEFLRLLCLLNGAGIYFHDQGKQNGSCDSAFLASDDDLQ, from the exons ATGTTGGTCTCCAAATTTTTCATCAGCAACTCGAGATTTCATTTATTCAGGCGATGGCTTAGGGCCAAATCCACTTATCCAAAGATCAAACTCAAGAAAGATGGAGGAGAAAGGGATACCAGGCATGTACAACTGCTCAAGAGCAGGGGGCAGCATCTTCTCACCAACTCCCGAGTTCTTGACGCCATTGTCGCAACATCCAACATAAACCCAGAAGACACCGTTTTGGAAATCGGTCCCGGTACGGGAAATCTCACCCTCAAGCTCCTTCAGGTGGCCAAAAATGTTGTAGCCATCGAAATCGACAAGCGTATGGTCGACATTGTTGGTGAACGCGCTGCTCAGTCTGGGCTCCAAGATCGCCTGAAT CTAATCTGTGGCGATGCTTTGAAGACAGAGTTTCCAGAATTCAATCTCGTTGTGGCTAATATTCCATACGGCATATCTTCGCCTCTGTTGGCTAAATTAGTCTTGGGGTCGAGCACTAATCCATTTAGAAGTGCAACGCTGCTTCTTCAGAAAGAGTTTGCCAAGAGACTGCTAGCAAATCATGGCGACTCAGAGTTCAACAGATTAGCTGTGAACATGAAGTTACTGGCTGATGTAGAATTTGTAATGGATGTGAGCAAAAGGGACTTTGTTCCATGCCCAAAAGTTGATTCTTCTGTCGTCAAAATCTATCCAAAGATTGAGATTCCAAATGTGGACCTCAATGAATGGTGGGCATTTACAAGAACTTGTTTTGGCAAGAAAAACAAAACTTTAGGTGCcatttttaagcaaaagaagaAGTTGATGGAGCTGATGAAATTGTCGAGGGGTGAAGGGCTTAACTGGATGCATAATGAAGGGGACTCAGATTTGAGCACGAGCACGAGCACCAGCTCGAGCTTGTTTAGAGAGAGAATCATTAGTATTTTAGAATCAGGTGAGTTTTTGGACAAGAGGCCTTCAAAACTATGTAATGAAGAATTTCTGAGGTTGCTGTGTCTTTTGAATGGAGCTGGGATATATTTTCATGATCAAGGGAAGCAAAATGGTTCGTGTGATTCGGCCTTTCTTGCATCTGATGATGATCTGCAGTAA
- the LOC140986167 gene encoding pentatricopeptide repeat-containing protein At5g44230-like: MVSVSPSRKLIPPLIRAAIFQEDHLPFIPFSQLQEIKLLESQLIATLDNSTSLGQIKQNHAYTIRKGLHQSSYIIAKLIRMLSKVNEPVGSYGVSVFSQVRFPNAFLYTALIRGFTVDGLFKESLLVYNTMRRDGIKPVSFTFSALLKACGTETNSNFGRQLHGESVKLGGFELDLFVGNSLIDMYLKCGLLDYGRKIFDEMPERDLISWTSLIVAYAKIGDIHSASELFRGLPVKDMVAWTAMVTGLVQNGKPREAMEYFERMQNAGVETDEVTLIGVINACALLGMMKYGNWIREVAERSGFDPSNNVQLGSALIDMYSKCGCVDDAYAVFKSMNNLNVYSYSSMIVGLASHGRANSAMELFKEMVKTDVKPNTVTFIGVLAACSHAGLVEQGRSYFEMMEKSYGVKPSVDHYNCMVDLFSRTGRLDEALELIRGMKMEPSAGIWGALLGGCRMYANPHIAEVAARHLFKMEPDNIGNYILLAQVYAKSERWKDVLEVRKLIRKKGFKKYPAFSWVEGEKGVIHEFYAGEMTHPRSKEINEALEDIINRLKSIGYVPNFSAVLYDLGEDEKLKILMHHCEKVAFAYGLITIDGGSAIRIVKNLRICEDCHSFMCGASQITGREIIVRDNMRFHHFRGGKCSCSNFW, from the coding sequence ATGGTTTCTGTTTCACCCTCTCGGAAGCTAATTCCGCCGTTGATCAGAGCCGCCATTTTTCAGGAAGATCATCTCCCGTTCATTCCCTTTTCGCAGCTTCAAGAAATCAAACTGTTGGAATCTCAACTCATTGCCACTCTCGACAATTCGACAAGCCTCGGGCAAATCAAGCAGAACCACGCCTACACAATACGCAAAGGCCTCCACCAGAGCTCTTACATTATCGCAAAGCTCATCCGCATGCTCTCGAAAGTGAATGAGCCTGTGGGATCGTATGGGGTTTCTGTGTTCTCCCAGGTGAGATTCCCCAATGCTTTTCTTTACACGGCTTTGATCCGGGGATTTACGGTTGATGGGTTGTTTAAAGAATCGCTTTTGGTTTATAATACCATGAGGAGGGACGGGATCAAGCCCGTGTCATTCACGTTCAGTGCCCTGTTGAAGGCATGTGGGACTGAAACTAATTCAAATTTTGGTCGACAGCTTCACGGGGAGAGCGTGAAGTTAGGCGGTTTTGAGTTGGATTTGTTCGTTGGAAATAGTTTAATCGATATGTACCTCAAATGTGGCTTGTTGGATTATGGGAGGAAGATATTCGATGAAATGCCTGAGAGGGATTTGATCTCTTGGACTTCCCTAATCGTTGCTTATGCAAAGATCGGAGATATACATTCAGCTAGTGAGTTATTTCGTGGGTTGCCGGTTAAAGATATGGTGGCATGGACTGCCATGGTCACTGGTCTTGTACAGAATGGTAAACCGAGGGAAGCAATGGAATATTTTGAAAGAATGCAGAATGCAGGCGTGGAGACTGATGAGGTGACATTGATAGGTGTTATCAACGCTTGTGCACTGTTAGGCATGATGAAGTACGGTAATTGGATCAGGGAAGTGGCTGAGAGGTCTGGCTTTGACCCCTCTAACAATGTGCAATTGGGTTCGGCATTGATCGATATGTACTCAAAGTGCGGGTGTGTTGATGATGCATACGCGGTTTTCAAGAGTATGAACAATTTGAATGTTTATTCATACAGCTCGATGATTGTCGGTCTTGCAAGTCATGGGCGTGCCAATTCTGCGATGGAGTTGTTCAAGGAGATGGTGAAAACCGATGTTAAGCCTAACACCGTGACTTTTATTGGTGTTCTAGCTGCATGTAGCCATGCAGGATTGGTAGAGCAAGGTCGTAGTTACTTTGAAATGATGGAGAAATCTTATGGTGTAAAACCATCTGTGGACCATTATAATTGTATGGTGGATCTTTTCAGCAGGACCGGGCGACTTGATGAAGCGCTTGAGCTTATTAGAGGCATGAAAATGGAGCCTAGTGCTGGTATCTGGGGTGCTCTTCTTGGAGGTTGTAGGATGTATGCAAATCCTCACATTGCGGAAGTTGCTGCACGACATCTGTTCAAGATGGAACCGGACAATATTGGTAACTACATATTGCTTGCTCAGGTTTATGCAAAATCTGAAAGGTGGAAAGACGTCTTAGAGGTGAGGAAACTAATAAGAAAAAAAGGATTTAAAAAGTATCCTGCATTTAGCTGGGTTGAAGGGGAAAAAGGCGTCATCCATGAATTCTATGCTGGTGAAATGACCCATCCCAGGTCTAAAGAGATTAACGAGGCACTGGAGGACATCATTAATAGACTAAAATCGATTGGATACGTACCAAACTTTAGTGCGGTGCTTTATGATCTGGGTGAGGATGAGAAACTGAAAATTCTGATGCATCACTGTGAAAAGGTGGCTTTTGCATATGGGTTAATCACCATAGACGGTGGCTCTGCCATTAGAATCGTGAAAAATCTAAGAATATGTGAAGACTGCCACTCGTTCATGTGTGGCGCATCCCAAATCACAGGGAGGGAGATTATAGTGAGGGATAACATGAGATTCCATCACTTCCGTGGCGGGAAATGTTCCTGTTCTAACTTCTGGTAG